Proteins from one Malaya genurostris strain Urasoe2022 chromosome 2, Malgen_1.1, whole genome shotgun sequence genomic window:
- the LOC131431766 gene encoding apyrase-like, with product MRSFGFSLPRLLISVLLCYTAVGASVLISNKQGLFPLTVIHLNDFHARFEQQNSLSTKCKPETGEQCIGGYARVVSAVRILSEQYKDKNPIYLNAGDNFQGSYWYTLLRWNVTSYFLNLLPADAMTLGNHEFDHGIAGVVPYLETIKSPVVVSNIDDSEEPSMKDKYQKSVIIERDGRKIGVIGVINHLTNTLSMTERLKFLDEVDTINGETAKLKSQGVSIIVVLSHCGISIDRKIAAQCKDVDIVVGGHSHTFLYNGSATDLPDAPEDTYPIVVQHSTGQKTLVVQASCFTKFIGRITAYFDDSGDVADWEGNPVYLDESIPQDPQIVQELLPWKEQVDNLGNKHVGSSRVLLSKTECRVGECNIGDFVADAIVDYYVRHRVDPDEWTYASIGITNDGGIRTSLQKGNLTYDDIVTAVPYENTMDTFDLEGRYLWEALEYSASRHNSADFLQVSGLHIMYNITKPVGRRLISVDVRCRVCRVPRYEPLDMNKVYRLAVAGWIGNGGNGYSMFSEHRTNLRIGPLDIVVLEEYVTKMTPILQGTDGRIRVVT from the coding sequence ATgaggtcattcgggttttcgtTACCACGGCTGCTAATTAGTGTCCTCCTTTGTTATACCGCCGTTGGAGCAAGCGTTCTGATATCCAACAAGCAGGGATTATTTCCACTAACGGTGATCCATTTAAATGATTTCCACGCAAGATTCGAGCAACAGAATTCACTTTCAACCAAATGTAAACCAGAGACCGGAGAGCAGTGCATTGGTGGATATGCTAGAGTAGTTTCAGCGGTTAGGATTTTGAGCGAACAGTACAAGGACAAAAATCCCATTTATCTGAATGCGGGTGACAACTTCCAGGGATCGTACTGGTACACTTTGTTACGCTGGAATGTGACCAGCTACTTTCTGAATTTGCTGCCGGCGGATGCAATGACGTTGGGCAATCACGAGTTCGATCATGGAATCGCCGGAGTCGTCCCGTATTTGGAGACGATTAAATCTCCGGTGGTTGTGAGCAACATTGATGACAGCGAGGAACCGAGCATGAAAGACAAGTATCAGAAATCGGTGATTATCGAACGAGATGGTAGGAAGATTGGTGTTATTGGTGTGATTAATCATTTGACAAACACTCTGAGTATGACAGAACGGTTGAAATTTTTGGACGAGGTGGATACAATAAACGGGGAGACGGCAAAGCTGAAGTCCCAGGGTGTGTCCATAATCGTGGTTTTATCTCATTGTGGAATTAGTATTGATCGAAAAATTGCTGCTCAATGTAAGGATGTCGATATTGTGGTCGGTggtcattcacatacatttttatacaatggaTCTGCTACTGATTTACCGGATGCTCCCGAAGATACCTACCCAATTGTAGTCCAACACTCGACAGGTCAAAAAACATTGGTGGTACAAGCGTCGTGTTTCACCAAGTTCATTGGTCGAATCACGGCTTACTTCGATGACAGTGGTGATGTGGCGGACTGGGAAGGCAATCCCGTATATTTGGATGAATCAATTCCACAAGATCCACAAATAGTGCAAGAGTTACTTCCTTGGAAAGAACAAGTCGACAATTTAGGTAATAAACACGTAGGAAGCTCACGAGTTCTGCTGTCAAAAACTGAATGCCGCGTCGGAGAATGTAACATTGGTGACTTTGTGGCCGATGCCATCGTCGATTACTACGTTCGTCATCGGGTGGATCCGGATGAGTGGACCTACGCCTCAATCGGAATCACCAACGATGGAGGCATTCGGACTTCGCTACAAAAGGGAAATCTGACCTACGACGATATTGTCACGGCTGTTCCGTATGAGAACACGATGGACACGTTCGATTTGGAAGGACGCTATTTATGGGAAGCCCTGGAGTACAGTGCGAGCCGGCATAATTCAGCAGATTTTCTGCAAGTTTCTGGATTGCATATCATGTACAACATTACCAAACCGGTAGGACGACGACTCATTTCCGTGGATGTGCGTTGCCGTGTGTGTCGTGTTCCCCGCTATGAGCCATTAGACATGAACAAAGTTTACCGCTTGGCAGTTGCCGGATGGATCGGCAACGGAGGAAACGGCTACTCGATGTTCAGCGAGCACCGAACCAATCTTCGGATTGGCCCGCTTGACATCGTTGTGCTGGAGGAGTATGTGACCAAGATGACGCCAATTTTGCAGGGCACTGACGGCAGGATCCGTGTTGTAACTTAA